In Micromonospora sp. NBC_01813, the following are encoded in one genomic region:
- a CDS encoding helix-turn-helix domain-containing protein, with protein MESTPLLVTTVEAAQRLGCGRTTVYELIARGELETVTIGRLRRVPVDAIADYVNRLREQAKAAA; from the coding sequence ATGGAGTCAACCCCGCTCCTCGTAACCACAGTGGAGGCAGCGCAACGCCTCGGTTGCGGCCGAACCACCGTCTACGAACTGATCGCACGCGGCGAGCTGGAAACCGTCACGATCGGTCGGCTCCGTCGCGTCCCGGTCGACGCAATCGCCGACTACGTCAACCGACTGCGCGAGCAGGCAAAGGCCGCTGCCTGA